In Methanosphaera sp. ISO3-F5, a genomic segment contains:
- a CDS encoding 50S ribosomal protein L14e → MPAIEKGRVCVKIAGRESGKKCVIVDVIDENFVEIVGNEVKNKRCNIKHLEPVDETVEVSDDIEAVKEALANL, encoded by the coding sequence ATGCCAGCAATAGAAAAAGGAAGAGTATGTGTTAAAATCGCAGGAAGAGAATCTGGGAAAAAATGTGTTATCGTAGATGTTATTGATGAAAACTTTGTTGAAATCGTTGGAAACGAAGTTAAAAACAAAAGATGTAACATTAAACACTTAGAACCAGTGGATGAAACTGTAGAAGTATCTGATGATATTGAAGCAGTTAAAGAAGCTTTAGCAAACTTATAA
- the cmk gene encoding (d)CMP kinase, which produces MIITIGGLAGTGTSTAAKHLSEYLNIPYISAGDVFRQLAKEHNMSVLEFNEFAEGNDEIDIELDKRQAKIANEADNLIVEGRISAFFVNADYRIWLMAPDNIRAERISYREDKSLDTVIKEIKERTASEKKRYQEIHDINIDNLGIYDIVINTGTFDEQATLNIITKCIE; this is translated from the coding sequence ATGATTATTACTATCGGTGGACTCGCAGGTACTGGAACGTCAACTGCAGCCAAACATTTATCGGAGTATTTAAATATCCCCTACATTTCTGCAGGTGATGTTTTTAGACAGTTAGCTAAAGAACATAACATGTCTGTGTTAGAGTTCAACGAGTTTGCTGAGGGTAATGATGAAATTGATATTGAGCTCGATAAGCGACAAGCAAAGATAGCTAATGAAGCTGATAATTTAATTGTCGAAGGTCGAATTTCAGCATTTTTTGTTAATGCTGATTATCGTATTTGGCTTATGGCTCCGGATAACATTAGAGCAGAACGCATTAGTTACAGAGAAGACAAAAGCCTTGATACGGTTATAAAAGAAATTAAAGAACGTACTGCTAGTGAAAAGAAAAGGTATCAGGAAATTCATGACATAAATATTGATAATTTAGGTATTTATGATATTGTAATTAATACTGGTACTTTTGATGAACAGGCAACGTTAAATATTATAACTAAATGTATTGAATAA
- a CDS encoding 50S ribosomal protein L34e, which yields MSAPRFRTGTFKKREKRVPGGRRVVHYNKKKPSKHVCAKCGKVLDAVPRGRPYEIRKLSKNQRRPNRPYGGMYCTNCTKQLLKEEARSL from the coding sequence ATGTCTGCACCTAGATTTAGAACAGGAACATTCAAGAAAAGAGAAAAAAGAGTTCCTGGTGGAAGAAGAGTTGTACACTACAACAAAAAGAAACCTTCTAAACACGTATGTGCTAAATGTGGAAAAGTATTAGATGCAGTTCCACGTGGAAGACCATATGAAATTAGAAAATTATCTAAAAATCAAAGAAGACCAAACAGACCTTACGGTGGAATGTACTGTACAAACTGTACTAAACAATTATTAAAAGAAGAGGCAAGATCATTATGA
- a CDS encoding EMC3/TMCO1 family protein: MSYLDFLLNPLISLDPNPSNPIFTIFLIATIIAFIIVVLQKFLIDYDKMEELQAETKELQKEMRAAQQSGDPKALAKVQKKQMDLMPKQKDLMVMQMKPSFITIIPIMIIYYGMVSNHVLSNVVINIASSQFYMLLMPIWNIFWTQSNPLTINFFGWYILSSFAMSFVFRRILGLKTM, from the coding sequence ATGAGTTATTTAGATTTTCTTTTAAATCCATTAATAAGCTTGGATCCAAATCCATCAAATCCGATATTTACAATATTCTTAATTGCAACAATTATTGCATTTATTATTGTAGTATTGCAGAAGTTCTTAATTGACTATGATAAGATGGAGGAACTTCAAGCCGAAACAAAAGAATTACAGAAGGAGATGAGGGCTGCTCAACAATCCGGAGATCCAAAAGCATTAGCTAAAGTGCAGAAAAAACAGATGGATTTAATGCCTAAACAGAAAGACTTAATGGTTATGCAAATGAAACCATCATTCATTACAATTATTCCAATAATGATAATTTATTATGGTATGGTAAGTAACCATGTTTTAAGTAATGTTGTTATTAATATCGCATCATCACAGTTTTATATGCTGTTAATGCCAATATGGAATATATTCTGGACACAGTCTAATCCATTAACCATTAACTTCTTCGGTTGGTACATTCTCTCATCATTTGCTATGAGTTTTGTATTCAGAAGAATTCTTGGATTAAAAACTATGTAA
- a CDS encoding adenylate kinase, whose protein sequence is MNIVVLAGIPGTGSTTVLNKVLEEIDYVNINYGNIMFEIAQEKGLVESRDDMRKLDPEIQKEVQKKAAEQIHLLAQNDDVIIDTHCTIKTPKGFLPGLPIWVLDELKPTQFILIEAKPSEIMYRRMNDDTRVRDIEYTDEIDLHQRMSRATAMSYAVQTGATVAMVQNNDNGLEKAVSEIVDILS, encoded by the coding sequence ATGAACATAGTAGTACTTGCAGGTATACCTGGAACTGGTAGTACAACAGTACTTAACAAAGTATTAGAAGAAATTGACTATGTCAATATTAATTATGGTAACATAATGTTTGAAATTGCACAAGAAAAAGGATTAGTTGAATCTCGTGACGATATGAGAAAATTAGATCCTGAAATTCAAAAAGAAGTGCAAAAAAAAGCTGCTGAACAAATTCATTTATTAGCACAAAATGATGATGTTATCATCGATACACACTGTACTATTAAAACCCCAAAAGGTTTTTTACCAGGATTACCAATATGGGTATTAGATGAACTAAAACCAACACAGTTTATTTTAATCGAAGCAAAACCTAGTGAAATTATGTACAGAAGAATGAACGATGACACTCGTGTACGTGACATTGAATATACTGATGAAATAGATTTACATCAGAGAATGTCAAGAGCTACAGCAATGAGTTATGCAGTTCAGACTGGTGCAACAGTAGCTATGGTTCAAAATAATGATAATGGATTAGAAAAAGCAGTATCTGAAATAGTGGATATTTTGTCTTAG
- the secY gene encoding preprotein translocase subunit SecY — translation MSSLDFLKPFYSLLPQVANPDKRLGFKEKIKWTGIILVLYFILAEVSLFGLSPTAVDQFAQLRSVMAGSFGTILTLGIGPIVTASIVMQLLVGGKLINLDLSSAEDKAAFQGTQKLLAMLFTLFEAAVLVLTGSLPPISGDYTLILILQMLLGGILIIYMDEVVSKWGFGSGIGLFIAAGVAQTIIVGTFNFLPTAATSAPAGRIPAFIYSLMTGQPNFSLLIPVLSTIIVFLVVVYAESMRVEIPLSYGGVKGARSKYPLRFVYASNMPVILVSALFLNVQLFAGLFQSAGFPILGEVSQGQAISGIAYYLSTPSSVSVLFTDPLKVLIYAIVFIALSIGFALLWVEISGIGPKQVAQQLSNMGVQVPGFRSSKVQFQRIMNKYIPTITVLGGAFVGLLAFAADLTGALGGGTGVLLTVGVVYRLYEEIAKEQLMDVNPMLRRFLGDE, via the coding sequence ATGTCATCACTAGATTTTCTAAAACCATTTTATTCCCTTTTACCTCAAGTTGCTAATCCAGATAAAAGGCTTGGGTTTAAAGAGAAAATTAAATGGACAGGAATAATATTAGTATTATACTTCATATTAGCAGAAGTATCATTATTTGGTTTAAGTCCGACGGCTGTAGACCAATTCGCTCAGTTAAGATCAGTAATGGCAGGTAGCTTTGGTACTATCCTTACTTTAGGTATTGGTCCAATAGTTACTGCATCAATTGTAATGCAATTATTAGTTGGTGGTAAATTGATTAATTTGGATTTATCATCAGCCGAAGATAAAGCTGCATTCCAAGGAACTCAGAAACTATTAGCTATGCTTTTCACTTTATTTGAGGCAGCAGTACTTGTACTTACAGGTTCTTTACCTCCAATCAGTGGAGACTATACGTTAATACTTATATTACAAATGCTTCTTGGTGGTATATTAATAATTTATATGGATGAAGTTGTAAGTAAATGGGGATTCGGTAGTGGTATTGGATTATTCATTGCCGCAGGTGTAGCTCAAACAATTATTGTTGGTACATTTAATTTCCTACCGACTGCAGCAACTTCAGCTCCTGCAGGAAGAATACCTGCATTTATATATTCATTAATGACTGGACAACCTAATTTCAGTTTATTGATTCCAGTATTATCTACAATTATAGTATTCCTTGTTGTAGTATATGCTGAAAGTATGAGAGTAGAAATTCCATTATCATATGGTGGAGTTAAAGGAGCTAGATCAAAATATCCTTTAAGATTTGTTTACGCTAGTAACATGCCTGTTATATTAGTAAGTGCATTGTTCTTAAATGTACAATTATTTGCAGGTTTGTTCCAATCAGCAGGATTCCCAATCTTAGGAGAAGTATCACAAGGTCAAGCAATTAGTGGTATTGCATATTACTTAAGTACACCTTCAAGTGTATCTGTATTATTCACGGATCCATTGAAAGTTCTTATATATGCAATAGTGTTTATAGCATTATCCATTGGATTTGCTTTACTATGGGTGGAAATAAGTGGTATTGGACCAAAACAAGTTGCTCAACAACTTTCTAATATGGGTGTTCAAGTACCTGGATTCAGAAGTAGTAAAGTTCAATTCCAAAGAATAATGAATAAGTACATCCCAACAATTACCGTCCTCGGTGGTGCATTCGTAGGTTTACTTGCATTTGCAGCAGACCTTACAGGGGCACTCGGAGGAGGTACAGGGGTATTACTTACAGTAGGTGTTGTTTACAGATTATATGAAGAAATCGCTAAAGAACAACTTATGGATGTAAACCCTATGTTAAGAAGATTCTTAGGTGACGAATAA